The following proteins are encoded in a genomic region of Thiomonas sp. X19:
- the flgK gene encoding flagellar hook-associated protein FlgK produces the protein MSGISGLVSNSLTGLQAAQEALQVTGNNIANVNTPGYSREQAIQSAQPPTLLGGLYLGNGTQVETVTRSYSSYLQSQVWSTTATASGANTLNTQLQPIVNLLAGTGSGLSTAINQFFGSGVAQVAANPSDIPSRQNLISQAQGLAQAMQGSARQLQDAASGVNQQIGQSITTINSLTQQIAQLNIQINNLSGSGQAPNTLLDQQNQLVTQLSAQVGINVLQQGNQVNVYTGNGQVLVAGNQSYALKTAPNSYDPTQIEVAYASSGAIISSGLQGGNLGGLLQFRSQVLQPAQNALGQIADGLAQAMNSQQAQGLNLSGTFGAAMFSTGNPQVLSSSSNTGSAQISASIVNTSGLTASDYLARFDGANWTVTNLSSKQVITSGSALPLSFDGVQLTQASGTPKNGDSFLIEPTRYGALNFQSLLTAPSAIAAASPYVSSAGSVQSGGVLANSNLGNLTLSAGSFTATSGSASVNLSNTLASPPVPLQLTLTSSGVSGGTVTFQVTSGSGATSGVVGSGNLTLGTSGTTLGINYPNTPPGGQWQVTLSGSTAASGDAFTLTPSGPGNGNNAQAMAALQTAKSLNGGTTSLEGAYGQLVSQVASQGSQAQSSLSAAAAVVQQASAAQQSVSGVNLDQEATNLIQYQQAYQAAAKAIQVGNSLFQSLIQAL, from the coding sequence ATGTCCGGCATCAGCGGCCTCGTCAGCAACTCCCTTACTGGCCTGCAAGCGGCGCAGGAGGCGCTGCAGGTCACGGGCAACAATATTGCCAACGTCAACACCCCCGGCTACAGCCGTGAACAGGCGATCCAGTCCGCCCAGCCGCCCACGCTGCTGGGCGGGCTGTATCTGGGCAACGGCACCCAGGTTGAAACCGTCACTCGCAGCTACAGCAGCTATCTGCAGTCCCAGGTCTGGAGCACCACGGCCACGGCCAGTGGTGCCAACACCTTGAACACCCAACTGCAACCCATCGTCAATCTGCTGGCTGGAACCGGCTCGGGCCTGAGTACGGCAATCAACCAATTCTTTGGCAGCGGCGTCGCGCAAGTGGCGGCCAACCCATCGGACATCCCCTCGCGCCAAAACCTCATCAGCCAGGCGCAAGGACTGGCTCAGGCCATGCAGGGTTCGGCCCGGCAGTTGCAGGACGCGGCCAGCGGCGTGAACCAGCAAATCGGGCAGAGCATCACCACGATCAACAGCTTGACGCAGCAGATCGCCCAGCTCAACATCCAGATCAACAACCTGTCGGGCTCGGGGCAGGCACCCAACACCTTGCTCGACCAGCAAAACCAACTGGTCACCCAACTCTCGGCCCAGGTCGGCATCAACGTGCTGCAACAGGGCAACCAGGTGAATGTGTACACCGGGAATGGCCAGGTCTTGGTGGCCGGCAACCAGTCCTACGCGCTCAAGACGGCACCAAATTCCTATGACCCGACGCAGATCGAGGTGGCCTATGCCAGTAGCGGCGCCATCATCTCCTCGGGCTTGCAAGGCGGCAACCTCGGTGGCCTGCTGCAGTTCCGCAGCCAGGTGCTGCAACCGGCACAGAACGCTCTCGGGCAGATTGCCGATGGGTTGGCGCAGGCCATGAATTCGCAACAGGCGCAGGGGCTGAACCTGAGCGGCACGTTCGGAGCGGCAATGTTCTCGACGGGGAACCCGCAAGTTCTGTCCAGCAGCAGCAACACCGGCTCCGCCCAGATCTCGGCCAGCATCGTCAACACCAGCGGATTGACCGCATCCGATTATCTGGCACGCTTTGACGGCGCAAACTGGACGGTGACGAACCTCTCGAGTAAGCAGGTCATCACCTCGGGCAGCGCCTTGCCCCTGAGTTTCGATGGTGTGCAACTCACCCAAGCCAGTGGCACGCCAAAGAATGGTGACAGTTTTCTGATTGAACCCACGCGTTACGGCGCGCTGAATTTCCAGTCGCTCTTGACAGCCCCATCCGCCATCGCTGCAGCCTCGCCCTATGTCAGCAGTGCCGGATCCGTTCAAAGCGGTGGCGTGCTGGCCAACTCCAACCTCGGCAATCTGACACTATCTGCGGGCAGCTTTACAGCCACGAGCGGCAGCGCCAGCGTCAATCTCTCGAACACGCTCGCCAGTCCGCCCGTGCCACTGCAGCTCACACTCACCAGCAGCGGAGTCAGCGGCGGCACGGTCACCTTTCAGGTCACATCGGGCAGCGGCGCCACATCCGGCGTGGTCGGCTCAGGGAACCTGACCCTGGGCACCAGCGGTACGACCCTCGGCATCAACTACCCGAACACCCCCCCAGGGGGGCAGTGGCAGGTCACCTTGAGCGGCAGCACCGCCGCATCCGGCGATGCTTTTACTCTCACGCCCAGTGGCCCAGGCAATGGCAACAACGCCCAGGCCATGGCTGCACTGCAAACGGCCAAATCCTTGAACGGCGGCACAACCTCGTTGGAGGGTGCCTACGGTCAACTCGTCAGTCAGGTTGCGAGCCAAGGCAGCCAAGCGCAAAGCTCGTTGTCCGCAGCAGCAGCCGTGGTGCAACAGGCAAGCGCGGCGCAGCAATCTGTTTCCGGCGTGAATCTTGACCAAGAGGCGACAAACCTCATTCAGTACCAGCAGGCTTATCAGGCCGCAGCCAAGGCCATCCAGGTCGGCAACAGCCTGTTTCAGTCGCTGATCCAGGCGCTGTAG
- the flgL gene encoding flagellar hook-associated protein FlgL gives MRISTPQFYAASLSGILNQQNTLNTLSQQLSTGNALVNPSDQPVAAAQNITLTGQINRLASYQQNGQNAQNALQLESSTLQSVGTLVDQVRQLAVQMNNATVNTQDLQNAAATMQGYLQQLVQYGNTQDGQGNYLFAGSKSQAQPFSLQPNGQVQYLGDGSQNQLALGPSLQTSVGDPGNALFMNVPGGNGTFSVAASGGNTGNATAGPGSVNNPALAQQVLLVDGTQYQISFSGTAASGGAISYTVTSGTGSSMAGSGVVSSGTYTDGMSISLPPGSGAAISVPIQGTPAAGDTFTIAGAGPQSLFATFQALQQAFTTTAQTPGANAQRAQAISNVLASLDQNQTHLLSAQAAIGSRLQQVQAVQTQNASLTLQLQTQQSQLADINYPQVISQYQQSLTALQAAQKAFVQVQGLSLFQYI, from the coding sequence ATGCGCATCAGCACACCGCAGTTCTACGCCGCCAGCCTGAGCGGCATCCTCAACCAGCAGAACACGCTCAATACCCTGAGCCAGCAGCTGTCGACCGGCAACGCCCTGGTCAACCCGTCCGACCAACCCGTGGCCGCGGCGCAGAACATCACGCTCACCGGGCAGATCAACCGCCTGGCCAGCTACCAGCAGAACGGCCAGAACGCGCAGAACGCGCTGCAGCTCGAAAGCTCGACCCTGCAAAGCGTGGGCACCCTGGTCGACCAGGTGCGGCAACTCGCCGTGCAGATGAACAACGCAACCGTCAACACGCAGGATCTGCAAAACGCCGCCGCCACCATGCAGGGCTATCTGCAGCAGTTGGTGCAGTACGGCAATACCCAGGACGGCCAGGGCAACTATCTCTTCGCCGGCAGCAAGAGCCAGGCCCAGCCCTTTTCCCTGCAGCCCAATGGCCAGGTGCAGTATCTGGGCGACGGCAGCCAGAACCAACTGGCCCTTGGCCCCAGCCTTCAAACCTCCGTGGGCGACCCCGGCAATGCGCTGTTCATGAACGTGCCGGGCGGCAACGGAACCTTCTCCGTGGCCGCCTCCGGCGGCAACACCGGAAACGCCACCGCAGGCCCGGGCAGCGTGAACAACCCGGCGCTTGCGCAGCAGGTGCTGCTGGTCGACGGCACGCAATACCAGATCAGCTTCAGCGGCACGGCCGCAAGCGGCGGCGCCATCAGCTATACGGTCACCAGCGGCACCGGCTCGAGCATGGCCGGCTCCGGGGTGGTCAGCAGCGGCACGTATACCGACGGCATGAGCATCAGTCTGCCACCTGGCAGCGGCGCGGCCATCAGCGTCCCCATCCAGGGCACGCCAGCGGCAGGAGACACGTTCACCATCGCGGGCGCCGGTCCGCAAAGCCTGTTCGCCACCTTCCAGGCGCTGCAGCAGGCGTTCACCACCACGGCGCAAACCCCCGGCGCCAACGCCCAGCGCGCCCAGGCCATCAGCAACGTCCTGGCCAGTCTGGACCAGAACCAGACCCATCTGCTCAGTGCCCAGGCCGCCATCGGCAGCCGGCTGCAGCAGGTGCAGGCGGTGCAGACCCAGAACGCCAGCCTGACCCTGCAACTGCAAACCCAGCAGTCGCAACTGGCCGACATCAACTACCCTCAGGTCATCTCCCAGTACCAGCAAAGCCTCACCGCGCTGCAGGCGGCGCAAAAGGCTTTCGTGCAGGTGCAAGGGCTCAGCCTGTTCCAATACATCTGA
- a CDS encoding rhamnan synthesis F family protein, with translation MTSSQTHLWESIDSAEETGIGAYHSNPRADLLSLLRQPPRRVLDVGCASGAMGAWLKRQFPKVELWGIEANPHVARQAQAHYHRVMPGLLEDVDLAAQGLQAASLDTLVLADVLEHMRNPWRALHALRPWLSGDAQVLISLPNARNLWLLNELAEGRLTYEPSGILDITHLRFFTRDEGQRMLEQTGYTVEAVSYGPDSRFFQTPRPAAFPANLETEHLVLKNVDADEYQQLISLQIFYRARSQPAESRVFIPTRAAMPASAAGHAESRVLRAGQQQGTGTAVLLHLYYPELWPEFARMLAALPEPKDLYISLSAGREDVLDDIARDAPQAFVLSHPNRGRDIAPRLALLRHARTKRYDQLLFLHGKKSPHLREVQNIQIPFLQHRDGDRWRQELMAALLGAPLQVQSAFARNPRLGLIGPSGFWLGLRGDPNLPRLAGLTQRMGIAPDVSRHGYFAGSMFWCRPQALDPLLALNLSEADFDAEEGQIDATLAHAVERLFALSAEKAGFQIADTAGNILAEPPRPIHPWLPEGRWLPREKDWALQTIGGWASAKPPPRFALALLPHATQPAQATAASLDAQWLGAQALNLPQAESAVALLHAANQALKDNGADWLGLVDAGDQLAPDALFRIAHAVREHPEWQLVYTDEDNLTPDGQHVNPHCKPDFNLDYLRSLPYVGGLMLVRRDLFAALGGFDAAHEGAEDYDLALRAWEHLHATGAGDAAIGHVPEVLYHRLQGSGHTRKSVPEILAAGQAALERHFQRLGIAATVQPGPFPPAFRVHWPLPEVKPLVSILVPTRDQLPMLQRCIESLIEKTRWPRYEILIIDNDSQADDACKYLAAIEAKEAELGDRLRVIRQPGPFNFSAMNNTAARAARGDYLLLLNNDTAVLHEDWLDEMMGHALRPDVGIVGAKLLYPDGKIQHAGVILGMRGPAEHPFIARAPEDRGYFGRAQLTQNYSAVTGACLLVRKSVYGQVGGLDENDFKVSYNDIDLCLKVREAGLRVVWTPYALLMHEGSASQKGKVEQEAPSPPQAAVAPRGGEKTLGRPGGFLQAKKPDEAKLRRFAAEKDAMYAKWLPKLAFDPAYNRHLSLASTDFLLEDQPPLSWDPAWHPRPRILVHPADREGCGEYRIIAPMRALNRAGVTQGWETMRLYEPAEMERMQPDSLVVQRQMEWPQIEALERHARTSKAFRVFEIDDLITNLPLKSVHKSSIHKDIAKRFRKAAGLCNRLVVATEPLAKAYAGFSDEVVVMPNYLEAARWGALQPVRAERARPRVGWAGGIGHTGDLELIVDVVRETAAEVDWVFFGLCPEALKPLVKEFHPGVPLDQYAAKLSSLDLDLAVAPLEDNAFNAAKSHLRLLEYGILGYPVICSDLPPYQGDFPVTRVANRFRDWSRALRDAIADRAALRAQGDALRAKVLAHWMMEDHLDAWLKTWTA, from the coding sequence ATGACATCGAGCCAGACCCATCTTTGGGAGTCCATCGACAGCGCTGAAGAGACCGGGATCGGGGCTTATCACAGCAACCCACGCGCTGATCTGCTGAGTCTATTGCGGCAGCCACCACGCCGAGTCCTCGACGTCGGCTGCGCATCCGGCGCGATGGGGGCTTGGCTCAAACGCCAATTTCCCAAAGTGGAACTCTGGGGCATCGAGGCCAACCCCCATGTCGCCCGCCAGGCGCAGGCGCACTACCACCGTGTCATGCCGGGCTTGCTGGAAGACGTCGATCTGGCGGCCCAGGGGCTGCAGGCCGCGAGCCTCGACACCCTGGTTCTGGCCGATGTCCTCGAACACATGCGCAACCCATGGCGCGCGCTGCACGCCCTGCGGCCCTGGCTGTCCGGTGACGCGCAGGTCCTGATCAGCCTTCCCAACGCCCGCAACCTCTGGCTGCTCAACGAGCTGGCCGAGGGCCGCCTGACCTACGAGCCATCCGGCATTCTCGACATCACCCATCTGCGGTTCTTCACCCGCGACGAGGGCCAGCGCATGCTGGAGCAGACGGGGTACACGGTCGAGGCCGTCAGCTACGGACCCGACAGCCGTTTTTTCCAGACCCCGCGCCCAGCCGCCTTCCCCGCCAACCTCGAAACCGAGCATCTGGTGCTCAAGAACGTCGATGCCGACGAGTACCAGCAACTCATCAGCCTGCAGATTTTTTATCGCGCCCGCTCGCAACCCGCCGAATCCCGCGTGTTCATTCCCACCCGCGCAGCCATGCCGGCGTCCGCGGCCGGCCATGCCGAATCCCGCGTGTTGCGCGCCGGCCAGCAGCAAGGCACGGGAACGGCCGTCCTGCTGCACCTCTACTACCCCGAACTCTGGCCCGAATTCGCCCGGATGCTGGCCGCGCTGCCCGAGCCCAAGGATCTGTATATCTCGCTCAGCGCGGGGCGTGAGGATGTTCTGGACGACATCGCACGCGACGCCCCGCAGGCTTTTGTTCTCAGCCACCCTAACCGGGGCCGCGACATCGCGCCGCGTCTGGCCTTGTTGCGCCATGCACGCACGAAGCGTTATGACCAGTTGCTGTTTCTTCACGGCAAAAAATCCCCCCATCTACGCGAAGTCCAGAACATCCAGATCCCGTTCCTCCAGCATCGGGATGGTGATCGCTGGCGCCAGGAACTGATGGCCGCGTTGCTGGGAGCGCCGCTGCAGGTCCAGTCCGCTTTCGCGCGTAACCCCAGGCTTGGATTGATCGGGCCTTCGGGCTTCTGGCTCGGCCTGCGCGGCGACCCCAATCTGCCACGCCTGGCCGGGCTGACCCAACGCATGGGCATCGCCCCCGATGTCTCGCGCCATGGCTATTTCGCCGGGTCCATGTTCTGGTGCCGTCCTCAGGCGCTGGATCCCTTGCTGGCGCTGAATCTGAGCGAAGCCGATTTCGACGCGGAGGAAGGCCAGATCGATGCGACCTTGGCGCATGCCGTGGAGCGCTTGTTCGCGCTGAGCGCCGAGAAAGCCGGCTTTCAGATTGCCGATACCGCCGGCAACATCCTGGCCGAACCTCCGCGGCCCATCCATCCCTGGCTGCCCGAAGGCCGCTGGCTGCCCCGGGAAAAGGACTGGGCGCTGCAGACCATCGGCGGCTGGGCCAGCGCCAAGCCGCCGCCGCGATTCGCCCTCGCCTTGCTCCCGCATGCCACCCAGCCTGCCCAGGCCACGGCCGCCAGCCTCGACGCGCAGTGGCTCGGCGCACAGGCTCTGAACCTTCCGCAAGCGGAATCGGCTGTTGCATTGCTGCATGCGGCCAACCAAGCGCTGAAAGACAACGGCGCGGATTGGCTTGGCCTGGTCGACGCCGGCGACCAACTCGCGCCCGACGCGCTGTTCCGCATAGCCCATGCCGTGCGCGAGCATCCGGAATGGCAACTGGTCTACACCGACGAGGACAACCTCACGCCCGACGGCCAGCATGTCAACCCGCATTGCAAGCCGGACTTCAATCTGGACTATCTGCGCAGCCTGCCCTACGTCGGCGGACTGATGCTGGTGCGGCGCGACCTGTTCGCGGCCCTGGGGGGATTCGACGCCGCGCACGAAGGCGCCGAGGACTACGACCTCGCGCTGCGCGCCTGGGAGCATCTGCACGCCACGGGGGCGGGGGATGCCGCGATTGGCCATGTGCCCGAGGTGCTGTACCACCGGCTGCAGGGTTCCGGGCACACGCGCAAATCGGTCCCGGAGATTCTGGCTGCGGGCCAGGCTGCGCTGGAGCGGCATTTCCAGCGCCTGGGCATCGCCGCGACGGTCCAGCCCGGACCTTTCCCGCCCGCGTTCCGCGTCCACTGGCCCTTGCCCGAAGTCAAGCCGCTGGTGTCCATTCTGGTGCCGACGCGCGACCAGTTGCCCATGCTGCAGCGCTGCATCGAGTCCTTGATCGAGAAGACGCGCTGGCCGCGCTATGAAATCCTCATCATCGACAACGACAGCCAGGCTGACGATGCTTGCAAATACCTGGCCGCGATCGAGGCCAAGGAGGCCGAACTCGGCGACCGTCTGCGCGTGATCCGCCAGCCCGGTCCGTTCAATTTCTCGGCGATGAACAACACCGCGGCGCGTGCGGCGCGCGGCGACTATCTGCTGCTGCTGAACAACGACACCGCGGTGCTGCACGAGGACTGGCTCGACGAGATGATGGGCCATGCCCTGCGCCCGGACGTGGGCATCGTCGGCGCCAAGCTGCTGTACCCGGACGGCAAGATCCAGCATGCCGGCGTCATCCTCGGCATGCGGGGCCCGGCCGAACATCCCTTCATCGCCCGCGCGCCCGAAGACCGCGGTTATTTCGGTCGCGCCCAATTGACGCAGAACTATTCCGCCGTCACAGGTGCATGCCTGCTCGTGCGCAAGAGCGTGTACGGGCAAGTTGGCGGACTGGACGAAAACGACTTCAAGGTGTCGTACAACGACATCGACCTGTGCCTGAAGGTGCGCGAAGCCGGCCTGCGCGTCGTCTGGACACCCTATGCCCTGCTGATGCACGAAGGCTCGGCGAGTCAGAAAGGCAAGGTGGAACAAGAGGCCCCCAGCCCGCCGCAAGCGGCGGTCGCCCCACGAGGGGGTGAGAAAACCTTGGGACGGCCCGGCGGTTTTCTCCAAGCCAAGAAGCCGGACGAGGCCAAGCTCAGGCGCTTTGCTGCCGAGAAGGATGCGATGTACGCCAAATGGCTGCCGAAGCTGGCGTTCGACCCGGCCTACAACCGCCACCTCAGCCTGGCCAGCACCGACTTTCTGCTGGAAGATCAGCCGCCCCTGAGCTGGGATCCGGCCTGGCACCCGCGTCCGCGCATCCTGGTACACCCCGCTGACCGCGAAGGTTGCGGCGAATATCGAATCATCGCGCCGATGCGTGCGCTCAACCGCGCTGGCGTCACTCAGGGCTGGGAAACCATGCGCCTGTACGAGCCCGCGGAAATGGAGCGCATGCAGCCCGACAGCCTGGTGGTGCAACGCCAGATGGAATGGCCGCAGATCGAGGCGCTGGAACGACACGCGCGCACCAGCAAGGCATTTCGCGTGTTCGAGATTGACGATCTCATCACCAATCTACCGCTCAAGAGCGTGCACAAAAGTAGCATCCATAAAGACATCGCCAAGCGCTTCCGCAAGGCCGCCGGCCTGTGCAACCGCTTGGTCGTGGCCACTGAGCCACTGGCGAAGGCCTATGCCGGGTTCAGTGACGAGGTGGTGGTCATGCCCAACTATCTGGAAGCCGCGCGCTGGGGTGCCCTGCAGCCGGTTCGCGCCGAGCGAGCCCGGCCGCGTGTGGGCTGGGCGGGCGGCATCGGGCACACCGGAGATTTGGAACTCATCGTCGATGTCGTGCGGGAAACAGCCGCCGAGGTGGACTGGGTGTTCTTCGGCCTGTGCCCGGAGGCACTCAAGCCGCTGGTGAAGGAATTTCACCCGGGCGTGCCGCTGGACCAGTACGCGGCCAAGCTCTCCAGCCTGGATCTGGACCTCGCTGTCGCTCCCCTTGAAGACAACGCGTTCAACGCAGCCAAGAGTCATTTGCGTCTTCTTGAATACGGCATCCTTGGCTATCCGGTGATCTGCTCGGATCTGCCGCCTTATCAGGGGGATTTCCCGGTGACCCGCGTGGCCAATCGCTTCCGCGACTGGAGTCGCGCCCTGCGTGACGCCATCGCCGACCGCGCCGCATTGCGCGCCCAGGGCGACGCATTGCGCGCCAAGGTACTGGCCCATTGGATGATGGAAGACCACCTCGATGCCTGGCTCAAAACCTGGACGGCCTGA
- a CDS encoding EAL and HDOD domain-containing protein: MQTPAESSAQSTSPSLVSEQAAVSNDDSYTYIARQPIVDRQQHITGYELLSRATATSTEAPATHTRASDTAFLFNALSNISSENLFGDKLAFINVRLDDLSGEHFDIVHPERIVLELPRATSDDAQLIAEALPRMLALRERGFRLAAGTFAATAPYAAWLPTLSFLEVDVRALPVGVVPALMRKVEHLRNLKLIAEKVETVQAFREFFDAGFHLFQGYYFARPQTVSAKVFNPAYSTVLQLINLVNKQAEIPRIEEVLKRDPALSFKLLRYINSSGFGLMSEITSFRHAVMILGYKKLFRWLVLLMATTPGNSAASAIAGNAITRGRMMELLVQGSLSAEDVDNAFVVGVFSMLDVMLGVPLDKALEEISLSESITMALKRHHGIFGPYLQIVEACEQQNWMDVDLHISLLGLSRQRVTSSHLEALAWSDSLGI; the protein is encoded by the coding sequence ATGCAGACCCCCGCCGAATCATCTGCCCAATCGACATCGCCAAGCCTCGTCAGCGAGCAGGCTGCTGTCAGTAACGACGATAGTTACACCTATATCGCACGCCAGCCGATCGTCGACCGGCAGCAGCACATCACAGGTTACGAGTTACTGTCGCGCGCCACGGCCACCAGTACGGAGGCGCCCGCCACCCACACGCGCGCTTCCGACACCGCTTTCCTGTTCAACGCGCTGTCGAACATCTCTTCGGAAAATCTGTTTGGCGACAAGCTGGCCTTCATCAACGTGCGGCTGGATGACTTGAGCGGTGAGCATTTCGACATCGTGCATCCTGAACGCATCGTGCTTGAGTTGCCGCGCGCCACGAGTGATGATGCGCAGCTCATTGCCGAGGCGCTGCCCCGTATGCTGGCGCTACGCGAACGTGGTTTTCGGTTGGCAGCGGGAACTTTTGCGGCAACGGCCCCCTATGCGGCATGGCTACCGACGCTGAGCTTCCTGGAGGTGGATGTGCGAGCACTGCCGGTCGGCGTCGTTCCTGCACTGATGCGCAAGGTCGAGCACCTGCGCAACCTCAAGCTCATTGCCGAGAAAGTGGAAACGGTTCAGGCTTTCCGTGAATTCTTCGACGCGGGCTTCCATTTGTTCCAGGGCTATTACTTCGCCCGACCACAGACCGTGAGCGCCAAGGTCTTTAACCCGGCCTACTCCACGGTCCTGCAGCTCATCAACCTGGTCAACAAGCAAGCCGAGATTCCGCGCATCGAAGAAGTGCTCAAGCGCGACCCGGCTCTGTCGTTCAAGCTGCTGCGCTACATCAACTCATCGGGATTTGGGCTGATGTCGGAAATCACCTCGTTCCGCCATGCTGTGATGATCCTGGGCTATAAGAAGCTGTTCCGCTGGCTGGTGCTGTTGATGGCGACAACCCCGGGCAACAGCGCCGCATCCGCCATCGCAGGCAACGCCATCACACGCGGCCGCATGATGGAGCTTCTGGTGCAAGGCTCCCTTTCGGCGGAAGATGTCGACAACGCATTTGTCGTTGGCGTGTTCTCCATGCTCGACGTCATGCTCGGCGTGCCGTTGGACAAGGCACTCGAGGAAATTTCCCTGTCCGAGTCCATCACCATGGCCCTGAAGCGTCATCATGGCATTTTCGGGCCATACCTGCAGATTGTCGAAGCCTGCGAACAACAGAACTGGATGGATGTCGATCTTCACATCAGCTTGTTGGGTCTGAGCCGCCAGCGCGTCACCTCTTCTCACCTGGAAGCTCTGGCCTGGTCTGACAGCCTGGGAATCTAG
- a CDS encoding flagellar brake protein: MREVANKLFKDEFRLTTHQKAEHVLGKIARTREALAVIPSEHAEEFTSLLLHLDRKNEELIIDELNPAHGSRRVAEGQPFFCLGRSDGVYVGFQSHLIQAVDWEGYGALRIAYPETTYYLQRRGHYRVLVNAGDAGQVELQRRGARPVRGQCHDLSGSGMRILLTSPTDFALTQGEYIPLVRFDLDGVELASEAQVRFVGAIRSNKVRQPVRPVGIQFLNMTPAFEQRIMNYVQHRDRQLLREGRT, translated from the coding sequence ATGCGTGAAGTTGCCAACAAGCTGTTCAAAGACGAGTTCCGTCTGACCACGCACCAGAAAGCCGAACATGTTCTGGGCAAGATTGCCCGAACCCGCGAAGCACTGGCCGTGATTCCGAGCGAACACGCCGAGGAGTTCACCTCGCTGCTGCTGCACCTCGACCGGAAGAATGAAGAACTCATCATTGACGAGCTCAACCCCGCGCACGGCAGCAGGCGCGTGGCTGAAGGTCAGCCCTTTTTCTGCCTGGGACGCTCGGATGGGGTTTACGTCGGATTTCAGAGTCACTTGATTCAGGCCGTCGACTGGGAAGGCTATGGTGCGCTACGCATCGCCTACCCCGAAACCACCTATTACCTGCAGCGACGCGGCCACTACCGTGTGTTGGTGAATGCTGGCGATGCCGGACAGGTTGAATTGCAACGCCGCGGCGCCCGCCCCGTCCGGGGGCAATGTCACGATCTCAGTGGCAGTGGCATGCGCATCCTGCTCACCTCACCCACGGATTTCGCGCTGACCCAAGGCGAATACATTCCTCTGGTGCGCTTCGACCTGGACGGTGTGGAGCTGGCCAGCGAGGCGCAAGTCCGATTCGTTGGCGCCATCCGCAGCAACAAGGTGAGACAGCCGGTGCGCCCCGTCGGCATCCAGTTCCTGAACATGACCCCAGCGTTCGAACAGCGCATCATGAACTATGTGCAGCACCGCGACCGCCAACTGCTACGGGAAGGTAGAACCTGA
- the fliW gene encoding flagellar assembly protein FliW, whose protein sequence is MTICSTRFGPQDIAPEQRWVCAQPMPGFEALREFALLRQAGQGPFIWLQSLEALELAFLIVDASCFGLSFQPPTDADLAGFDAPPSVLVILPHRPGDALRVHRLAPLLFDVAHARFVQYVYEPEQVLGEGLWTGASSAWPDATMQPRIVQVQCLAEPAAAGVGTGEVGRESGSTFP, encoded by the coding sequence GTGACGATTTGCTCCACCCGATTCGGCCCGCAGGACATTGCCCCCGAGCAACGCTGGGTTTGCGCCCAGCCCATGCCGGGTTTCGAGGCCTTGCGCGAGTTCGCGTTGTTACGGCAGGCGGGGCAGGGGCCATTCATCTGGCTGCAGTCGCTGGAAGCACTCGAACTGGCCTTCCTGATCGTGGATGCATCCTGCTTTGGCCTGAGTTTTCAACCCCCGACTGATGCCGATCTGGCCGGGTTCGATGCGCCGCCAAGCGTGCTCGTCATCCTGCCGCACAGACCGGGCGATGCACTGCGCGTGCATCGCTTGGCGCCACTTTTGTTCGACGTGGCGCATGCCAGGTTCGTGCAATATGTGTACGAGCCGGAACAAGTGCTAGGAGAGGGCCTGTGGACGGGGGCGTCCAGCGCATGGCCGGATGCCACCATGCAACCCCGTATCGTGCAGGTGCAGTGCCTGGCCGAGCCTGCTGCTGCCGGGGTTGGCACTGGGGAAGTCGGACGTGAATCAGGTTCTACCTTCCCGTAG
- the csrA gene encoding carbon storage regulator CsrA, which yields MLILSRHAGEAIRIGQDVRIVVVHVGGGKVRLGIEGPKQLRILREELYTLVSDLNQQAQAPDQGTLDAWLEGTKTPR from the coding sequence ATGCTCATTCTCAGTCGTCATGCCGGCGAAGCGATCCGCATCGGGCAGGACGTCCGTATCGTCGTTGTCCATGTTGGCGGCGGCAAGGTGAGGTTGGGCATCGAAGGGCCGAAACAATTGCGCATCCTGCGCGAAGAGCTCTACACCTTGGTCAGCGATCTTAATCAGCAGGCGCAGGCTCCGGACCAGGGTACGCTCGATGCCTGGCTGGAAGGCACCAAGACGCCGCGTTGA
- a CDS encoding flagella synthesis protein FlgN, whose amino-acid sequence MMQREQLDSILQSQYRLLENIGQVLQAELEAMLAGNTTELPALAARKLAICGELEQLELARARCADEAGSGLLHDPPAPMALDHAARSRKIRELAQAVTAANQRNGLVVSALIRNTRGALDILRGIPAAEAAGVYGPYGQALGGHQASKTLASA is encoded by the coding sequence ATGATGCAGCGTGAACAACTCGATTCCATCTTGCAATCGCAATATCGGTTGCTTGAAAACATTGGTCAGGTTTTGCAAGCTGAGCTGGAGGCCATGCTCGCCGGAAATACGACCGAGCTTCCGGCTCTGGCCGCACGCAAGCTGGCCATTTGCGGCGAACTGGAACAGCTTGAACTGGCGAGAGCGCGATGCGCAGATGAAGCTGGGTCGGGGCTGTTACACGATCCCCCAGCACCCATGGCGTTGGACCATGCCGCCCGATCCCGCAAAATCCGGGAGCTGGCCCAGGCCGTGACGGCGGCTAACCAGCGTAATGGACTGGTCGTTTCCGCGCTTATCCGCAACACTCGGGGCGCGCTCGATATTTTGCGTGGCATTCCCGCCGCCGAGGCTGCGGGCGTGTATGGGCCATATGGTCAGGCGCTTGGCGGTCATCAGGCCAGCAAGACCTTGGCCAGCGCCTGA